The Echinicola rosea genome has a segment encoding these proteins:
- a CDS encoding aspartate carbamoyltransferase catalytic subunit — protein MQQLSTKHLLGIKGLNEQDIQLIFETADNFKEVINRPIKKVPSLRDITIANVFFENSTRTKLSFELAEKRLSADVVNFSSSNSSVKKGETLVDTVNNILSMKVDMVVMRHSSPGAPQFLSQNINANIVNAGDGTHEHPTQALLDAFSIREKLGDVAGKKVAIIGDILHSRVALSNIFCLQKLGAEVMVCGPITLLPKYISSLGVKVELDVKKALEWCDVANVLRIQLERQQIKYFPSLREYSLYYGVDKKLLDQLDKEIVIMHPGPINRGVELNSDVADSEHSIILNQVENGVAIRMAVLYLLAGVK, from the coding sequence ATGCAACAGCTAAGTACCAAACATTTATTGGGTATCAAGGGACTGAATGAACAGGATATCCAACTGATTTTCGAGACTGCGGATAACTTTAAGGAGGTTATCAACCGACCGATCAAGAAAGTTCCTTCGCTACGAGACATCACCATTGCTAATGTATTTTTCGAAAACTCCACACGAACAAAGCTGTCATTTGAGTTGGCAGAGAAAAGGCTTTCAGCAGACGTGGTCAATTTTTCCTCCAGTAACAGTTCCGTAAAGAAAGGGGAAACCTTAGTGGATACGGTGAACAATATCCTCTCCATGAAGGTGGATATGGTGGTGATGCGCCATAGCAGCCCTGGAGCCCCCCAATTCCTTTCGCAAAATATCAACGCCAATATAGTCAATGCTGGGGACGGTACCCATGAGCACCCGACCCAAGCCTTATTGGATGCTTTTTCTATCCGTGAGAAACTTGGAGATGTGGCTGGTAAAAAAGTAGCAATCATTGGCGATATCCTTCATTCTAGGGTGGCTCTCTCTAATATTTTCTGCTTGCAGAAGCTAGGAGCGGAAGTGATGGTCTGTGGCCCCATTACCTTATTGCCAAAATACATTTCCAGTCTTGGCGTGAAGGTGGAACTTGATGTCAAAAAAGCCTTGGAATGGTGCGATGTGGCCAATGTACTGCGGATTCAATTGGAAAGACAGCAGATCAAGTATTTCCCTTCTCTCCGTGAATATTCCCTTTATTATGGCGTGGATAAAAAGCTCCTTGACCAGTTGGACAAGGAAATTGTCATCATGCACCCAGGCCCCATCAATAGGGGAGTAGAGCTTAATTCTGATGTAGCGGACAGCGAGCATTCCATTATCCTCAACCAGGTGGAAAACGGTGTAGCGATCAGGATGGCCGTCTTGTACTTGCTGGCAGGGGTGAAATAA
- a CDS encoding amidophosphoribosyltransferase, with translation MSDQIKHECGIAMVRLRKPLQYYIDKYGTPMYAANRLYVLMQKQINRGQDGAGIANIKINSKPGTRYISRYRSVDPQAVNSIFGKVSKKFRKAKKLGGEEGLKNADWIKDNVAFSGEVWLGHLRYGTHGENSIETCHPFLRQNNWRSRNLVMAGNFNMTNVEELFGKLVELGQHPKEKTDTVTVMEKIGHFVDEENQRIFNKYKGEYSNNEITEVIERELDVARILRRSCRDFDGGYAMAGIIGNGASFVVRDPSGIRPAYYYADDEIVVIASEKPAIKSAFNIDYNAIHEIKPGHALIVNKDGSYGEHEILSALEKKSCSFERIYFSRGTDPDIYRERKQLGKALIPQILKAIDFDLKNTVFSYIPNTAETAFLGLIEGLEDYLSAKRREILLEGKPHLENIEDLLSFRPRVEKLVNKDVKLRTFITNDNDRDVMVANVYDTTYEVIRSGVDTIVVLDDSIVRGTTLEKSILTTLDKLKPKRIIVVSSAPQIRYPDCYGIDMSKMREFIAFRAALKLLEETGQQYILDEVYDKCMANPNAEENFVKEVYGKFTPQQISDKIAEIITMDQINAEVKVIYQTVENLNKSCPEHLGDWYFTGDFPTEGGMKVVNKSFVNFMEGKVVRAY, from the coding sequence ATGAGTGATCAAATCAAACACGAATGCGGCATAGCCATGGTCAGGCTCCGCAAGCCCCTTCAATACTATATTGATAAATATGGTACGCCAATGTATGCTGCAAACCGGCTTTATGTGCTAATGCAGAAACAAATAAACAGGGGCCAAGATGGTGCAGGAATTGCAAACATTAAGATAAACAGCAAGCCCGGTACACGGTACATCAGCCGGTACAGGTCAGTGGATCCGCAAGCAGTCAACTCCATCTTCGGAAAAGTGTCCAAGAAGTTTCGAAAAGCAAAGAAACTTGGTGGTGAAGAAGGACTTAAAAATGCCGACTGGATCAAGGACAATGTCGCCTTTTCCGGTGAAGTTTGGTTAGGGCATTTACGGTATGGTACCCATGGGGAAAATAGCATAGAGACATGCCATCCTTTCTTGAGGCAAAACAACTGGAGGAGCAGGAATTTGGTGATGGCAGGGAATTTCAACATGACCAACGTGGAGGAGCTGTTTGGAAAGTTGGTGGAGTTGGGACAGCACCCAAAGGAGAAGACAGATACCGTGACGGTGATGGAAAAGATCGGGCACTTTGTAGATGAGGAAAATCAACGGATTTTCAATAAATACAAAGGAGAATATTCCAATAATGAGATCACTGAGGTGATCGAACGGGAGCTTGATGTGGCCAGGATACTGAGAAGGTCCTGCAGGGATTTTGACGGTGGTTATGCTATGGCGGGAATCATCGGGAATGGAGCTAGTTTTGTGGTAAGGGATCCATCGGGGATCAGGCCTGCCTACTACTATGCCGATGATGAAATCGTCGTCATTGCCTCAGAAAAGCCGGCCATTAAGTCTGCTTTTAATATCGATTACAATGCTATTCATGAAATCAAGCCAGGTCATGCACTGATCGTCAATAAGGACGGTTCATATGGAGAGCATGAAATCCTTTCTGCCCTGGAGAAAAAGTCGTGTTCATTCGAAAGAATATATTTTTCAAGGGGTACCGATCCGGATATTTACAGGGAGAGAAAACAACTCGGAAAAGCCCTGATCCCCCAAATTCTCAAAGCGATCGACTTTGATCTAAAAAACACCGTATTTTCATACATTCCGAATACTGCAGAGACTGCGTTCTTAGGACTTATAGAAGGTCTTGAGGACTACTTGAGCGCCAAGAGACGTGAGATCCTGTTGGAAGGGAAGCCCCATTTGGAAAATATCGAAGACTTGCTGAGTTTTAGGCCGCGAGTAGAGAAACTGGTGAACAAGGATGTTAAGCTTCGGACCTTCATTACCAACGACAATGATCGCGACGTCATGGTGGCGAATGTCTATGATACTACCTACGAGGTCATCCGCTCCGGTGTGGATACCATTGTTGTGCTGGATGATAGTATAGTGAGAGGTACGACGTTGGAGAAGAGTATTCTGACGACTTTGGATAAGCTGAAGCCGAAGCGTATTATCGTCGTATCATCGGCACCACAAATTCGCTATCCTGATTGCTATGGGATCGATATGTCCAAGATGCGGGAGTTCATCGCCTTCAGGGCAGCGTTAAAGCTATTGGAAGAAACCGGTCAGCAGTATATTTTGGATGAGGTGTATGACAAGTGTATGGCAAATCCCAATGCTGAAGAAAACTTCGTCAAGGAAGTGTACGGTAAATTTACCCCGCAGCAGATATCTGATAAAATTGCCGAAATCATCACCATGGACCAGATCAATGCGGAGGTCAAGGTGATCTACCAAACAGTGGAAAACCTCAATAAGTCCTGTCCGGAGCATTTGGGAGATTGGTACTTCACCGGCGATTTTCCCACGGAAGGGGGAATGAAAGTGGTAAACAAATCCTTTGTGAACTTTATGGAAGGAAAGGTCGTAAGGGCCTACTAG
- the murI gene encoding glutamate racemase codes for MQASSPIGIFDSGIGGLTVARAVKKLLPDEQLVYFGDTAHLPYGDKSTAAIQAYAVKIADVLLKANCKMVLIACNSASTAAFELVKAYVASRAAVFDVIEPVVDYVGRELSNKRVGLIGTKQTVNSGVYRQKIEGLDKGVSFTALATPLLAPMIEEGFHSNSISREIIKSYLDDEELTAIDALILGCTHYPLIKPQIDEFYEGKVKVIDSSEMIAQATRQYLETEGLLNTGAKGKDRFLVSDYTASFENTTKLFFGREVNLEKYPLWE; via the coding sequence ATGCAGGCAAGTTCTCCCATTGGGATTTTTGATAGTGGAATTGGCGGTTTGACCGTCGCTAGGGCTGTAAAGAAGCTCCTGCCAGATGAGCAATTGGTTTATTTTGGTGATACGGCCCATTTGCCCTATGGTGATAAAAGCACTGCAGCTATTCAGGCATATGCGGTAAAGATTGCCGATGTATTGCTAAAGGCCAATTGTAAAATGGTATTGATAGCCTGTAATTCAGCTTCTACGGCAGCCTTTGAATTGGTCAAGGCATACGTGGCTTCGCGTGCGGCAGTCTTTGATGTCATCGAGCCGGTGGTGGATTATGTTGGTCGTGAGCTTTCCAATAAACGGGTTGGGCTGATCGGGACTAAACAGACAGTCAATTCCGGGGTCTATCGCCAGAAAATAGAAGGTTTGGACAAAGGGGTTTCTTTTACTGCCTTGGCCACGCCCCTTTTGGCACCAATGATAGAAGAGGGATTTCACAGTAACAGCATCAGCCGGGAAATCATCAAGTCCTATTTGGATGACGAAGAGCTGACGGCTATCGATGCCTTGATTTTAGGGTGTACCCATTATCCATTGATCAAGCCCCAGATAGATGAATTTTACGAAGGAAAGGTAAAAGTGATTGACAGTTCGGAGATGATTGCCCAAGCTACGAGACAATATCTGGAGACGGAAGGCTTACTGAACACAGGGGCAAAAGGCAAGGATCGTTTCCTGGTCTCTGACTACACCGCTTCATTCGAAAATACGACGAAATTGTTTTTTGGTCGAGAAGTAAACTTGGAGAAGTATCCACTTTGGGAGTAA
- a CDS encoding cystathionine beta-synthase: MIYNSIIDTIGDTPLIRLNKLNKGIKGKVYVKVEYFNPGNSVKDRMAIKMIDDAEKAGILKPGGTIIEGTSGNTGMGLALVGIARGYKCIFTMADKQSKEKIDVLKAMGAEVVVCPTNVAPDDPRSYYSVAKKLNNDIPNSFYPNQYDNLSNWKAHYETTGPEIWRDTEGKITHFAAGVGTGGTMSGTAKYLKEQNPSIVSVGIDTYGSVFKKYKETGEFDENEIYPYLTEGIGEDILPANVDFSVIDHFVKVTDKDSAVMTRRLSREEGLFVGWSCGSAVHGALEYARQNLKEDDTMVIILPDHGTRYLGKVYNDDWMKNHGFLEDNTFGTARDIISSRNGAYELVVAIKGEKVKAAIHVMNERSVSQIPVVEDGNVIGSLTDTKLLTKIIQNPALKDASVEEVMEDSMKFVALDSTLDVLSSMVDKDKAVLVRDDMHQIHIITKHDILEAITKG; this comes from the coding sequence ATGATATACAATTCGATCATCGACACTATTGGCGATACTCCTTTGATAAGGCTGAATAAGCTCAATAAAGGCATCAAAGGAAAGGTTTACGTGAAGGTAGAATATTTCAATCCCGGCAACTCGGTGAAAGATCGAATGGCGATCAAGATGATTGATGATGCCGAAAAAGCGGGTATCCTAAAACCTGGGGGAACGATTATCGAGGGGACAAGCGGCAATACCGGAATGGGATTGGCTTTGGTGGGGATTGCCCGGGGTTATAAGTGTATTTTTACGATGGCGGATAAGCAGTCCAAGGAAAAAATAGACGTCCTCAAAGCCATGGGGGCAGAGGTGGTGGTCTGCCCTACCAATGTGGCACCGGATGATCCACGCTCTTATTATTCCGTTGCCAAAAAGCTTAATAATGATATTCCCAATTCATTCTATCCCAATCAATACGATAACCTCTCCAACTGGAAAGCACATTATGAAACCACCGGGCCGGAAATTTGGAGGGACACAGAAGGCAAAATCACCCATTTTGCAGCAGGGGTAGGCACTGGAGGTACCATGAGCGGTACGGCCAAGTACCTCAAAGAACAGAATCCATCCATTGTTTCAGTGGGGATCGATACTTATGGTTCTGTATTCAAGAAATACAAGGAGACCGGGGAGTTTGATGAGAACGAAATCTATCCCTACCTTACGGAGGGCATAGGAGAGGATATTCTACCGGCCAATGTTGATTTTTCAGTGATTGACCACTTTGTGAAGGTGACCGATAAGGATTCGGCCGTGATGACCAGAAGGCTTTCCAGGGAGGAAGGGCTTTTTGTAGGTTGGTCATGTGGTTCGGCGGTACACGGTGCCTTGGAGTATGCCCGCCAAAACCTGAAGGAGGATGATACGATGGTCATTATCTTGCCAGATCATGGTACCCGATATCTTGGTAAGGTGTATAATGACGATTGGATGAAAAACCACGGGTTTTTGGAGGATAATACCTTCGGAACGGCACGTGATATTATTTCCAGTAGAAATGGAGCGTATGAACTGGTGGTGGCAATAAAAGGAGAAAAAGTAAAAGCTGCGATTCATGTGATGAACGAAAGATCTGTTTCCCAAATTCCAGTAGTGGAGGACGGTAATGTCATAGGAAGCCTTACCGATACCAAGTTGTTAACCAAGATCATTCAAAACCCAGCCTTAAAAGATGCATCCGTAGAGGAGGTGATGGAAGATTCGATGAAGTTTGTGGCATTGGACAGTACGCTGGATGTACTGTCTTCTATGGTGGACAAGGATAAGGCCGTTTTGGTAAGGGACGACATGCACCAAATCCACATCATCACCAAGCATGATATACTGGAGGCCATAACTAAAGGATAG
- a CDS encoding hybrid sensor histidine kinase/response regulator yields the protein MKSTETTHKARKKVIIGFMLAIMLVLSVGAVTYFSLNKLLDTVETLSEPSDRMQELNALLADVYQLDKVKGNFEPENDTSVAVNYLDKIEKKLNYLEQFANDTVEINHLKQINYNINELVVVYNGLREVKQNLINRNFSREALKNLETKIKRQEEINRLQNLGKIRFDHKIRRAKGRLDSPAQKKVNVEENFKDGNLMTEAEVENLRDMFQQFRPKVDEQDTISEANSSYSDSVLYAVKQFLVNINYEEQHLRSNLAELERELNQKNRALIEDTQTVISNLQYDALAEVEQKNASLYALAFDVAILLGVIIFVGIVGSSAFIYSILTEINKDESKRFELERAKVRSDKLAKAKQNFLANMSHEIRNPLHAIQGYNEAIRKTSMTKDQEDYVNMVGFAAETLSGIVDDILDLSKLEAGKITVENAPFDPQVLFKAIKNSFELKAKEKQIDFVWTIELPEEKWLLGDELRIRQILNNLISNALKFTEEGMVAVKIAYEKDFLLVNVKDTGIGMTAEFKENIFKEFNQGDGSINRRYGGTGLGLAIVKRMLDLLKGKISLESHPGEGTEFKVKIPVRPTEAAVKEEEVGSWYDLSGLNVLLVDDDSVGLKFAKLLLESNGANVYDYLGGIKVRDEFKQVPLDLALLDVQMPEVTGYDTLRLIRGKYGYKDLPSIAITANVFAKEKDQLSDAGFDAIVLKPFKEKDLVKRIGKVLKLESVPHDVKHANVNQDDLPSTKPYSVEDIAKFCMNDEEMLKEVLIDFCSSTSMDLVDLGQACAREDWEQLLEIAHKLGSRLGQLKIKSSTLARGLEYDLKEGNTASAPAMVDRIKKETLVVLDQILADFQLFTRVS from the coding sequence GTGAAATCAACAGAAACCACTCATAAAGCAAGAAAAAAGGTAATCATTGGGTTTATGCTCGCCATAATGCTGGTGCTGAGTGTAGGGGCAGTGACTTATTTCAGCCTTAATAAGTTGCTTGACACGGTGGAGACCCTTTCCGAGCCCAGTGACCGGATGCAAGAGCTCAATGCCCTTCTCGCCGATGTTTATCAATTGGATAAGGTGAAGGGAAACTTCGAGCCTGAGAACGACACTTCTGTTGCGGTCAATTACTTGGATAAGATCGAGAAAAAGCTGAATTATCTTGAGCAATTTGCCAATGACACTGTTGAAATCAACCATTTAAAGCAAATCAACTATAATATAAATGAGCTTGTGGTTGTGTACAACGGGCTTCGAGAGGTGAAGCAAAACCTGATCAACAGGAATTTTAGCCGCGAAGCACTCAAAAACCTGGAAACTAAAATAAAGCGACAGGAGGAGATCAACCGGTTGCAGAATTTAGGGAAAATTCGCTTTGACCACAAAATAAGAAGGGCAAAAGGAAGGCTGGACTCTCCCGCGCAAAAGAAAGTCAATGTAGAGGAGAACTTCAAGGACGGTAACCTCATGACAGAGGCAGAAGTGGAAAACCTGCGTGATATGTTTCAGCAGTTTAGGCCAAAAGTAGATGAGCAGGATACCATAAGTGAGGCCAATTCCAGTTATTCTGATTCTGTTTTATATGCGGTAAAGCAGTTTTTGGTAAACATCAATTATGAGGAGCAGCACCTCCGCTCCAATCTGGCAGAACTCGAAAGAGAGCTGAACCAAAAGAACCGAGCACTAATCGAAGATACGCAGACGGTTATTTCAAACCTCCAGTATGATGCACTGGCCGAAGTGGAGCAGAAAAACGCTTCCCTCTACGCGTTGGCCTTTGACGTGGCCATTTTATTGGGCGTCATTATTTTTGTGGGGATTGTGGGCTCATCAGCCTTTATCTACAGCATTCTTACTGAAATTAACAAGGACGAGAGCAAGCGTTTCGAACTCGAGCGTGCGAAAGTCAGGTCTGATAAATTGGCAAAGGCAAAGCAGAACTTTTTGGCCAATATGAGCCATGAAATCAGGAATCCCCTCCATGCCATCCAGGGCTATAATGAAGCTATTCGGAAGACTTCAATGACCAAGGATCAGGAAGATTATGTAAACATGGTGGGGTTTGCTGCCGAAACCCTCTCTGGAATCGTCGATGATATATTGGATCTTTCCAAATTGGAGGCGGGAAAGATCACCGTGGAAAATGCACCTTTTGATCCCCAGGTACTTTTTAAGGCCATTAAGAATTCCTTTGAGTTGAAGGCAAAGGAAAAGCAGATAGATTTTGTGTGGACGATAGAGCTGCCGGAAGAAAAATGGTTGTTGGGTGATGAACTCAGGATTCGACAGATCCTGAATAATTTGATAAGTAACGCACTGAAGTTTACAGAAGAAGGGATGGTGGCCGTGAAAATTGCCTATGAAAAGGATTTTCTACTGGTCAATGTCAAAGATACCGGTATTGGTATGACTGCCGAGTTCAAGGAGAATATTTTCAAGGAATTTAACCAAGGCGATGGCTCGATCAATCGGCGCTATGGCGGGACCGGCCTGGGGTTGGCAATTGTCAAGCGGATGCTTGATTTGCTGAAAGGTAAAATCTCATTGGAGAGCCACCCGGGAGAAGGGACGGAATTTAAGGTGAAAATTCCCGTAAGACCTACTGAGGCAGCGGTAAAAGAAGAAGAGGTCGGCAGTTGGTATGACCTGAGTGGATTGAATGTGCTATTAGTGGATGACGATTCGGTAGGGTTGAAATTTGCGAAGCTCTTACTTGAAAGCAATGGTGCGAACGTCTATGACTACCTTGGAGGAATAAAAGTCAGGGATGAGTTTAAGCAAGTACCTTTGGATCTTGCCTTGTTGGATGTGCAGATGCCAGAAGTAACAGGATATGATACTTTGCGGCTGATAAGGGGAAAGTATGGATACAAGGACCTGCCTTCTATCGCTATTACGGCCAATGTATTTGCCAAAGAAAAGGATCAGCTTTCAGATGCTGGGTTTGATGCGATCGTTCTCAAGCCATTCAAGGAGAAGGATTTGGTCAAAAGGATCGGGAAAGTGCTTAAGCTGGAGTCCGTTCCCCATGATGTGAAACATGCGAATGTCAATCAAGATGACCTTCCATCTACCAAACCGTATTCGGTGGAGGACATCGCCAAGTTCTGTATGAACGATGAGGAAATGCTGAAGGAGGTATTGATTGATTTTTGTTCAAGTACCAGCATGGACCTCGTCGATCTGGGCCAGGCTTGTGCGCGCGAAGATTGGGAGCAATTGCTGGAGATAGCCCATAAGCTTGGTAGTCGATTGGGACAGCTGAAGATCAAGTCAAGTACCTTGGCGAGAGGGTTGGAATATGACCTGAAGGAAGGTAATACTGCTAGTGCTCCCGCTATGGTAGATAGGATAAAAAAAGAAACCCTTGTGGTGCTGGATCAGATCTTGGCAGATTTCCAGTTGTTCACAAGGGTATCTTGA
- the pyrR gene encoding bifunctional pyr operon transcriptional regulator/uracil phosphoribosyltransferase PyrR codes for MQKRLVLDQKQISIILDRFCYQLIENHDDFDNTVLLGLQPRGVLVLDRLEKRLEEISGVRVPSGYLDATFHRDDFRRRNIPLKANETKIDFLIENKHVVLVDDVLFKGRSARAAMDAMIAFGRPKKVELMVLIDRKYTRDYPIKPDYCGREVNTLESQYVSVEWALNGFEEDAIWITEKEVKS; via the coding sequence ATGCAAAAAAGACTTGTCTTAGACCAAAAACAAATTTCAATCATACTGGACCGGTTTTGCTACCAGTTGATTGAAAATCATGATGATTTTGACAATACAGTGCTCTTGGGATTGCAGCCTAGAGGAGTGTTGGTGTTGGACCGGTTGGAGAAGCGGCTTGAGGAAATCAGTGGGGTGAGGGTACCGTCCGGTTATTTGGATGCCACCTTTCATCGTGATGATTTTCGCAGGAGGAATATCCCTCTCAAGGCAAACGAGACGAAAATTGATTTTTTAATAGAGAACAAGCATGTGGTGCTAGTAGATGACGTGCTTTTTAAGGGACGTTCTGCACGTGCCGCGATGGATGCCATGATCGCCTTTGGAAGACCCAAAAAAGTCGAGTTGATGGTGCTTATAGATAGGAAATATACACGTGATTATCCCATAAAACCAGATTATTGTGGTCGAGAGGTCAATACCTTGGAAAGCCAGTATGTCAGTGTGGAATGGGCGTTGAATGGATTTGAGGAGGATGCGATTTGGATAACCGAAAAAGAAGTTAAAAGCTAA
- a CDS encoding sigma-54-dependent transcriptional regulator — protein sequence MANAKILLIEDDLTYSKIIKNFLEKNEYEVDQTAKINEAFLMLDKKSYDLIITDYRLPDGTGMEVLENVVHNKKNTRVILITNYSDIRTAVRSMKLGAIEYITKPINPDELLTTVNEALKSPPTRGVPEDQAPKAEKTVKSSSKSQVNDAYVVGKSPESLQLEQYISLVAPTEMSVVVLGESGTGKEFISKRIHEKSKRSSGPFVAIDCGSLSKELAGSELFGHVKGAFTGALDNKTGHFEMANGGTIFLDEIGNLSYEVQIKLLRAIQERKIRKIGGTKDIPIDVRIIVATNEDLSNAAKNGEFREDLYHRLNEFSLKSTPLRERGEDLFHYAAIFLKDANQSLGKEILGFSDDVKEIFNTYSWPGNLRELKNIIKRAVLLTTDDYIHKESLPVDLLLPENSSSQKSNTNDLKSSFEVQEKAMIIKTLNEVKHNKSKAAKILNIDRKTLYNKIEKYGID from the coding sequence ATGGCAAATGCAAAAATACTTCTGATTGAGGATGATTTGACCTATTCCAAAATCATTAAGAATTTTCTGGAGAAAAACGAATACGAGGTGGACCAAACCGCCAAGATCAATGAAGCATTTTTGATGCTGGACAAGAAATCGTATGACCTGATCATTACTGATTACAGATTACCAGACGGGACGGGAATGGAAGTACTGGAGAACGTTGTTCATAATAAAAAGAATACCAGGGTCATCCTGATCACCAATTATTCTGATATTAGGACAGCTGTCCGCTCCATGAAACTCGGAGCAATAGAGTATATCACCAAACCGATTAATCCAGATGAACTGCTTACGACAGTAAATGAAGCACTGAAGTCTCCTCCTACCAGAGGAGTTCCGGAAGACCAAGCCCCAAAAGCTGAAAAAACCGTAAAGAGCTCCTCCAAAAGCCAGGTAAATGACGCATATGTGGTCGGAAAAAGCCCCGAATCCTTACAGCTTGAGCAGTACATTTCGCTCGTAGCGCCTACGGAGATGAGCGTGGTAGTATTGGGCGAAAGCGGTACGGGCAAGGAATTCATTTCAAAACGTATCCATGAAAAATCTAAACGCTCCAGCGGTCCCTTTGTGGCCATTGACTGCGGCTCATTGTCCAAAGAACTCGCGGGAAGCGAATTGTTCGGCCACGTAAAAGGAGCCTTCACCGGTGCCCTTGACAATAAAACCGGCCATTTCGAAATGGCAAACGGCGGAACGATATTTCTCGATGAGATCGGTAACTTGAGCTATGAAGTGCAGATAAAGCTGCTCAGGGCTATCCAAGAAAGAAAAATCCGTAAAATCGGAGGCACTAAAGATATCCCCATAGATGTAAGAATCATCGTGGCCACCAACGAAGACTTGTCCAATGCTGCCAAGAATGGTGAATTCCGCGAGGATCTTTACCACCGTTTGAACGAATTCAGTCTCAAGTCAACGCCGTTACGAGAAAGAGGTGAAGACCTCTTTCACTATGCTGCCATCTTCCTTAAGGATGCCAACCAGTCACTTGGAAAGGAAATCCTAGGATTCAGTGACGATGTCAAGGAAATCTTCAATACCTATAGCTGGCCTGGAAACTTGCGGGAACTTAAAAACATCATCAAGCGGGCAGTACTCCTGACAACAGATGACTATATCCACAAGGAATCGCTCCCCGTGGATCTTTTATTGCCGGAAAACTCTAGTTCGCAAAAGAGCAATACCAATGACTTAAAATCCTCCTTTGAAGTGCAGGAAAAAGCCATGATCATAAAAACGCTCAACGAGGTGAAGCACAACAAGTCAAAGGCTGCTAAAATCCTTAACATCGACCGTAAAACACTTTATAACAAAATCGAAAAATACGGTATCGATTAA